The genomic stretch tagatGAAggtcaaaaacaattttaacaaagcagcaaatgtttacaaagacaTAAAGTTGGATCAACAACTCGTGGAGCAAATTTAAGTGTACCCACTacccagtttttattttgaatgcttcTTTGTGGTATTTTGTGGAGCTTCACATCTTAATTTGGTGTGTGAGCATTACCACtttgtgtgcatacacacacacacacacacatacccctccccacacacgcacgcacgcacgcacgcacgcacgcacgcacgcacgcacgcacgcacgcacaaggATTGAAACTACACCCCCAAACTGTCTTAGTGTTCGCTTTAATGTAAACGAATCCAAAAACAGTAGTCACCTTGGCAACCACTGTCATCAAATCAAATACAGGCTTtgaatatttcacttttatagatgacaaaataaaatgcaaataaaataaaataaaacctcgTCACTCCGGTagcaaaaaaaagaaggaacacTTACTGAACTCTGTATATGGAACTTTCTTTCTGACTTGGGGTGAGGGAGGCAGGCAAGCACGCAGCTTCATTGCCTCTGAGcaaatatacgtccgtggtatGATGGACGTGGTATGATGGACGTGGAGAGCttcgagcatgatgttctccaccAACAAGAACGTATTAAACAGCACCGGGGACAGGGGACACCCTTGACGTACACCTACGTGGTGCGGCACTCACAACTGTATTATACCCGGACAGTCAGGACGGTCCGCATTTGTATTTACGTCTTTTTAGTACGTACCTACGAGTGTGACAATTGTAAGTGAGGACACCACAAATacttgtttaataaaaaaaaccaacccaaataaacaaatgaaataaaaggacaagggaggaaaaaaaaaaaaatgggtcgGGGAGAGAAGGGGACACCTACATCTACTAAGCGccactccctcccttctccGTTCGTACCCTGAAATATCCCCACAGATAAATGTTACTCCGTTCTCACAACGGATTTTCACGCAGATAATGTTACTCAAATGTTCTCACAACAGATTCCTCACAGTTCAAGATGGCTCCGTTCTCACAACCGATTTCTTTTCCCGCCCAACCTTGCTCCCTGGTGACcgctctcctttctctttcttcctttttcccgCCAAAAacgtcacaaaacaaaattgcgtcagattatAGTGACGCAGCAAGCCCCTCCTCCCCTCTAGAACTAGAACTCGGGCTGAGCCAGCATGCGACACGTGACACTCACCACACAAACAACGGAAAGATGGGGATTGGCTGGAGTACACCCCAGTGCTTCTGATGTTGATCATGCCGGCTGTCTGGGGCTTCATTTATGTGCGGCCTGAACAGGTTCACCTGTCCTACAGCGGTAAGTGTCCTAAACCTCCAGTTCTGTTAGATCAACTTGggattttcattaaaaactaGAAATGTagacatgcacaaaccaaacacaCGTTTCACCAGCTGACCGTTAACACCCATTCTACACCCAGCATGAGCCTCAGCTACTGAACCTTCAATGAAGCTCACTCAAAGCTTGTattatacacatccatgatgcAAAGTCTTCAAAGGAAGGCAATCAGAGCGGTACCAAATTAAAATGGTGTGCTGATTTCAATTCCATCAAACAGCAAAGTGAAATacaacaaaagaatattttttaacaaaatacttTAGAGAAATTTATCTTCTACAGTTTATACATTCAGTTTTATGACTACCTCTTGACTCATCTACTTttagaaaattcacaaaaaatattaaacttatTACTTCATATACATCATTTCCTCAGTTCATGCATTTTGCTAttgtaattaaattaaatcaaatcaaatctttttgtctgtcgaggaaacccaagacagaaatttttctagTACTTTTATAATTTATCTACTAATTGAATCACTTCTTTAAGCTTtcattgatttttctgtttaactGAGAtatctataaattatttaaagtgaTCTAGTCTCTCTGCGTGATCTAGTTTCTGTCTTCACATCTCCACTGTGCTTATTTAAGGCCTATGTCTTCCTTCACATACTGTAGACGTCTAACGTTCATTACAGGGTCAGAGGGCATGCTTCTGCACCGCTATAAGCTTGATtctgtgctatataaatcaactttattatcattatttactcCATAGATTTTTGCCTTCGCATGAAGGCTAGATTATAAAAAACAAAGTATTCATTCTCCTAATaccttgttattattttaaaaaattactgacatcattctctgtgtgtttgtgtgcatgcaagtaCACAAGCATGAATGTAttcattttgtatgtgtgtttggtttgtgtgtgtgggggagagagaacTTGTGTATGTAGATTATTGATAGAAAGCGCAGCACCTATGCCTCAGCACAGTCATtaggtttaaaaagaaagaagttaacAAGAAatcagttgttgttgtcatctgtTCCTGATTTAAGCTTCATTATCAGAGAAGTAGAGTAGCTTTGTGTGCTCATCTCCATCTTCCTTCTCACGGGACTGTCCCAGATGCTCCAACCAAAATGGTGGTAACATGGGTGACCCAGAACAAGACTTCAGCATCAATAGTGAGATATATGGCATATCAGCCTCAACCAAGCAGCATTAGGAAACATGACAACATTTGTAGATGGTGGTTCCCAACATCATACGCTGTACATTCATCGTGTAACACTTTCTGGTCTACTTCCTGGACAGAAATATGgtaattttttctcatttcttaaTTACCAGACTATGGTAatgcatgtttctgtgtgtgcgtgtgtgtgtgtgtgtggggaattatatgcatatacacacacatgcattctgTGTCCTTATTTTTCTGCCTTCTTCTCACCATCATTTACACCAGCCTGCatcaacacccacacaccaacTCTCCCCCTGCATACAGACACTCATACacttacacacccacacacatcctacacacacacacacagacatgtttccctcactcactccctgaCACTCCCACACCCATTTACCCAAACAGCACCAACTTCCAAACATACCCCACACCCCCTCTATATGCATACTGTTGTACACATGCAAACAATTACCATTGCATTATTGCTGAAATATGTTTCTACAACTACATGTATGAGTTTTTATGTACAAGCAAAGAAAGTTAAACATGCATAAAGGTAAGCATGCAATTCaagaatcaaataaaataatacatatctaaataaacattaactatTATATACAGACATACAGCAAAAAGTCAAGAATATATGTGGATGAACCTCTATTACATTAAACACGTGCACAATAAtacaaatgcagaaataaatccATGTACAGACATATTTTAATGACCAAGAaagtttcattcattcattcatttacacaaacaaatgcaCCTTATTCACAccaattatttttctgcatgcAGTGTACGTGGCTGGAGGACCAGAGGGCTGGAGTGATAAGTTTCGTTTTAATGCCACGAAGGACGGCAGTGACTGGAGTCCCAGGCTGATAGTGTACGGTGACATGGGCAATGAGAATGCCCGAGCTCTGCCTTACCTTCAGCTGGACGCACAGAGGGGACAGTTTGATGCTGTTCTGCACGCGGGTCAGTGGCTGCCCTGGTCACCACGCTGCTTATTGTTAGCAGCACCAAAGTTGTCCTGACATAGATGACATTTTACAGTGAATTGTCACTctatacatgcacatgcaagcttacactttttctgtcactctctctctctctcacacacacatctgcacaaACTATCTTGGGGGTTGCTCTGTCTCACATTCAGATTCTCTCTCACCACTATGCTATGAATGTTTACTCAAAAGTGGAAATATGTCTTGTATGTTTCAGGAGACTTTGCCTATAATATGCAAGATGTAAGTTTAAAGCTcatcataattttgtttatttactgttaaaTCAAGAATAAATTGCTATTGAATAAATATCTATGGTATGCATGTTAGCCTTTaggttttcttctttaagtAAGCATCTTTACTTGCATCTTTTATCCAAATGTTCAGAGAATATTACTTCTGAAGAAGCTGTGGCAGAATTTAATAGGTCATTGATTAATTTGAGAAATTAtccatttgtttttgtgaagaTAAAGTGTCAAAGTTAAGCttgaaaaatacattattagTCAAGCTGTTTGGGAAGGCTGCAACATAATATGCTTGTCTTTCAGAATGATGCAAAGGTAGGAGATGAATTCATGCGACAGATAGAAGCTATTGCTGCATATGTACCGTATATGACTTGTGTTGGAAACCATGAATCCGCATAGTAAGATTTTTGTCTATAGCTTCACTTTAAAGAAAAACGTTTAGGCTGGCTGGTTTGGTTTAGAATCACTTCTAAAATTTCCAATAGTTAGTTTCTTTATACTTCATACTTTTGTATGAAGACGGAcagatgtaagaaataaaactattttttatattttgtagctgctcatcacattttcttctgcagaAAAAGTGTTTCTTGTTGTTTCATGTTCAcatcattgttttcattatctttcAGCAACTTTTCCAACTACCGTAACCGGTTTACAATGCCTGGTGGGGATGGCACAAATATGTATTTCAGGTTAGTCAAGTGGTGCCCAGAATCCTAAAGAATTAGAAAGGATATGTAAGGATATGTTGCTatttaatttgtgaaaaaagataACTGTACCAATATTTCGTTACTCATGTCTTACTATATAGTCATCATCAGTCTTGATAAAACTCTGCTTTGTTTGAGAATCTTTTGTCCAtttgcaaaaacagaaaaccctTGTTGGAATAAACTTCACTCTGTCAGTTATACTTTTTCCCAACATTTTGTTAGAAAGATTTTGATACTGTTAAACAGTAGAAAAACCTGTTTATTCTCGtggcaacagaaaaaaatcgtttatttCATGAGGTGATATTTTTGCTTGGTGACTATTTTTAATCTTGCATAGTGCCAGACGGGATTTCTGCGCAGCATGCTCTACTTATATATAACTAGCTTTATACTTATAAGTATGGTGTATACACCATATTTTCGTTTTGTCTGAAATTAATTTAGATAACTCAAAAGATGGAAGTTAgatgaatacattttatttgtgcacaATGGCAGAAGTGTAAAATTCGTAAGGAATGCTGTATATGGACCTTGTTTCTCTACCCTTGAGGACTGCATTGAACTGAAAGCCTCCGTTTCAGCTGGAACATCGGCCCCGCCCACATCATCAGCTTCAACACAGAAGTGTACTATTCTCGGCATGCCACCACAGAGAACATCAAACGTCAGTATGACTGGCTGGAGGCTGACCTACAGGAGGCCAACCAGCCAGCTAACCGAGCAGCCAGGCCTTGGATCATCACCATGGGACACAGACCCATGTACTGCTCAAATGATGACAGCAAACTTCGCTCCAACCCATCTAATCCTGTAACTGTCTTGTATTTTAT from Pomacea canaliculata isolate SZHN2017 linkage group LG8, ASM307304v1, whole genome shotgun sequence encodes the following:
- the LOC112571186 gene encoding acid phosphatase type 7-like — protein: MTTFVDGGSQHHTLYIHRVTLSGLLPGQKYVYVAGGPEGWSDKFRFNATKDGSDWSPRLIVYGDMGNENARALPYLQLDAQRGQFDAVLHAGDFAYNMQDNDAKVGDEFMRQIEAIAAYVPYMTCVGNHESAYNFSNYRNRFTMPGGDGTNMYFSWNIGPAHIISFNTEVYYSRHATTENIKRQYDWLEADLQEANQPANRAARPWIITMGHRPMYCSNDDSKLRSNPSNPIRNGTAAFWPNLEDLFYKYGVDLEFYAHKHSYERLFPMYKSKVCNGSGSDPYTNPSGPVHIITGSAGNKEGQSKFQRKPSAWSAFRTADYGFTIMDIINSTHLALNQVSIEKEGQIIDSVVLVKDKHGAGLYNCV